One part of the Streptomyces lydicus genome encodes these proteins:
- a CDS encoding DEAD/DEAH box helicase, whose protein sequence is MTEDMSPAERYAAAKLRAAEQATALAPFREMYDFELDPFQIEACEALEAGKGVLVAAPTGSGKTIVGEFAVHLALEQGRKCFYTTPIKALSNQKYQDLVRRYGAEKVGLLTGDNSVNSDAPVIVMTTEVLRNMLYAGSQSLAGLGYVVMDEVHYLSDRFRGAVWEEVIIHLPDSVTLVSLSATVSNAEEFGDWLDTVRGDTAVIVSEHRPVPLWQHVLAGRRIYDLFEERDGQGGGRREVNPDLERLARMENSRPTFGRDKRRGRTMREADRERERRQRARIWTPSRPEVIERLDNEGLLPAITFIFSRAGCEAAVQQCLYSGLRLNDPEGREQVRRIVEARTAGIPDEDLHVLGYYEWLEGLERGIAAHHAGMLPTFKEVVEELFVKGLVKAVFATETLALGINMPARSVVLEKLVKWNGEQHADITPGEYTQLTGRAGRRGIDVEGHAVVLWQRGMNPGALAGLAGTRTYPLRSSFKPSYNMAVNLVSQFGRHRSRELLEMSFAQFQADKSVVGISRQVQKNEEGLAGYRGSMTCHLGDFEEYSRLRRELKDRETELAKQGAAQRRVAAAAALEKLRPGDVIHVPTGKYAGLALVLDPGMPSGRTNGHRGFDAQDGPRPLVLTAERQVKRLASIDFPVPVEALDRMRIPKSFNARSPQSRRDLASALRTKAGHLVPSRHRKPRSAAADDREITRLRTALRAHPCHGCDEREDHARWAERYHRLARDTRQLERRIEGRTNTIARTFDRICALLTELDYLEEDTVTDEGRRLARLYGELDLLASECLREGVWEGLGPAELAACASALVYEARQADDATAPKLPAGKAREALGEMVRIWGRLDALEEDHRINQAEGVGQREPDLGFAWPAYRWASGFGLDEVLREAEMPAGDFVRWCKQLVDILGQIAAAAPPGSSVARTARRAMDGVLRGVVAYSSVG, encoded by the coding sequence ATGACCGAGGACATGTCCCCTGCTGAACGCTATGCCGCCGCCAAGCTCCGGGCGGCCGAGCAGGCCACCGCACTCGCCCCTTTCCGAGAGATGTACGACTTCGAACTGGACCCGTTCCAGATCGAGGCGTGCGAGGCCCTGGAGGCCGGGAAGGGCGTGCTGGTCGCTGCCCCCACCGGATCCGGCAAGACGATCGTCGGCGAGTTCGCCGTCCACCTGGCCCTGGAGCAGGGCCGCAAATGCTTCTACACCACGCCCATCAAGGCGCTGTCCAACCAGAAGTACCAGGACCTGGTCAGGCGTTACGGTGCCGAGAAGGTCGGCCTGCTGACCGGTGACAACAGCGTCAACTCCGACGCGCCGGTGATCGTGATGACCACCGAGGTGCTGCGCAACATGCTCTACGCGGGCTCGCAGTCGCTGGCCGGCCTCGGCTATGTGGTGATGGACGAGGTGCACTACCTCTCCGACCGCTTCCGCGGCGCCGTCTGGGAAGAGGTGATCATCCATCTCCCCGATTCCGTGACCCTGGTCTCACTGTCGGCGACGGTTTCCAACGCCGAGGAGTTCGGCGACTGGCTGGACACCGTCCGGGGCGACACCGCCGTGATCGTCTCCGAGCACCGCCCGGTGCCGCTGTGGCAGCACGTGCTCGCGGGCCGCCGGATATACGACCTCTTCGAGGAGCGGGACGGGCAGGGCGGCGGCCGCCGCGAGGTCAACCCCGACCTGGAGCGGCTGGCCCGCATGGAGAACAGCCGGCCGACGTTCGGCCGGGACAAGCGCCGGGGCCGCACCATGCGCGAGGCGGACCGGGAGCGCGAGCGCAGACAGCGCGCCCGGATCTGGACGCCGAGCCGGCCCGAGGTGATCGAACGCCTCGACAACGAGGGCCTGTTGCCCGCGATCACCTTCATCTTCAGCCGCGCCGGCTGCGAGGCGGCCGTCCAGCAGTGCCTGTATTCGGGGCTGCGGCTCAACGACCCGGAAGGCCGCGAGCAGGTCCGCCGCATCGTCGAGGCGCGGACGGCCGGGATACCGGACGAGGACCTCCATGTGCTCGGCTACTACGAGTGGCTGGAGGGCCTGGAGCGCGGTATCGCGGCGCACCACGCCGGCATGCTCCCGACGTTCAAGGAGGTCGTCGAGGAGCTCTTCGTCAAGGGCCTGGTCAAGGCGGTCTTCGCCACCGAGACGCTGGCGCTGGGCATCAACATGCCGGCGCGTTCGGTCGTGCTGGAGAAGCTGGTGAAGTGGAACGGCGAGCAGCACGCCGACATCACCCCCGGCGAGTACACCCAGCTGACCGGCCGGGCCGGGCGCCGCGGCATCGACGTCGAGGGCCACGCGGTCGTGCTGTGGCAGCGCGGGATGAACCCGGGCGCGCTGGCCGGCCTCGCCGGGACGCGTACGTATCCGCTGCGGTCGTCCTTCAAGCCGTCGTACAACATGGCGGTCAATCTGGTCTCGCAGTTCGGCCGGCACCGGTCGCGGGAGCTGCTGGAGATGTCCTTCGCGCAGTTCCAGGCCGACAAGTCGGTGGTCGGGATCTCGCGGCAGGTGCAGAAGAACGAGGAGGGGCTGGCCGGTTACCGCGGTTCGATGACCTGTCACCTCGGCGACTTCGAGGAGTACTCCCGGCTGCGGCGGGAGCTGAAGGACCGTGAGACGGAGCTGGCCAAGCAGGGCGCGGCGCAGCGGCGGGTGGCGGCCGCGGCGGCGCTGGAGAAGCTCCGGCCCGGCGACGTCATCCATGTGCCGACCGGCAAGTACGCGGGGCTGGCGCTGGTCCTGGACCCGGGCATGCCCTCGGGGCGGACGAACGGCCACCGCGGCTTCGACGCGCAGGACGGCCCGCGGCCGCTGGTGCTGACGGCGGAGCGGCAGGTCAAGCGGCTGGCCTCGATCGACTTCCCGGTGCCGGTCGAGGCGCTGGACCGGATGCGGATCCCCAAGTCCTTCAACGCCCGCAGCCCGCAGTCGCGTCGCGATCTGGCGTCCGCGCTGCGCACCAAGGCCGGGCACCTCGTCCCGTCGCGGCACCGCAAGCCCCGTTCGGCGGCGGCCGACGACCGCGAGATCACCCGGCTGCGTACGGCGCTCCGCGCGCACCCGTGCCACGGCTGCGACGAGCGTGAGGACCACGCCCGCTGGGCGGAGCGCTACCACCGACTGGCGCGTGACACCCGCCAGTTGGAGCGCCGGATCGAGGGCCGGACGAACACCATCGCCCGCACCTTCGACCGGATCTGCGCGCTGCTGACCGAGCTGGACTACCTGGAGGAGGACACGGTCACCGACGAGGGGCGCCGGCTGGCCCGGCTCTACGGCGAGCTGGACCTGCTGGCGAGCGAGTGCCTGCGCGAGGGGGTCTGGGAGGGGCTGGGCCCCGCGGAGCTCGCGGCCTGTGCCTCGGCGCTGGTGTACGAGGCGCGGCAGGCGGACGACGCGACGGCCCCCAAGCTGCCGGCCGGCAAGGCCCGCGAGGCGCTGGGCGAGATGGTCCGCATCTGGGGCCGGCTGGACGCCCTGGAGGAGGACCACCGGATCAACCAGGCGGAGGGCGTCGGCCAGCGCGAGCCGGACCTCGGCTTCGCCTGGCCCGCGTACCGCTGGGCCTCCGGCTTCGGTCTCGACGAGGTGCTGCGCGAGGCGGAGATGCCCGCCGGCGACTTCGTGCGCTGGTGCAAGCAGCTGGTCGACATCCTCGGCCAGATCGCGGCCGCGGCGCCGCCCGGCAGCTCGGTGGCGCGTACCGCCCGCCGCGCGATGGACGGTGTGCTGCGCGGCGTGGTGGCGTACTCCTCGGTGGGCTGA
- a CDS encoding LLM class flavin-dependent oxidoreductase: protein MPVEFLGIAATNDGSEVTQRSGASFDKDYTLKLARAHEDHGWDRVLFAYGSGSPDPSPAAAFVAARTDTLQILVAHRPNVSYPTFAAKTFATLDRISDGRLAVHFITGGNDHEQRREGDTLTKDERYARTREYIRLVKKIWTTHEPFDHEGTHYRFHDFVSDTFPVQQPHPQVSFGGSSPAAYAAGGAEADIYCLWGEPLAQTAEQIASVKAAARAAGRTDVPRIQVAFRPIIAPTEELAWEKAHRTLDRIRARKAGGALSRRHPLTNPQNAGSQRLLAVAAEGERHDRALWTPTAAETGGAGNSTALVGTPETVAAALLDYYDLGVDILSARGYDLLDDAVDFGRHVIPLVREEVAKRDAERTARQAS, encoded by the coding sequence ATGCCTGTCGAGTTCCTCGGCATTGCCGCGACCAACGACGGTTCCGAAGTCACCCAGCGCTCCGGCGCGTCCTTCGACAAGGACTACACGCTCAAGCTCGCCCGCGCCCACGAGGACCACGGCTGGGACCGGGTGCTGTTCGCCTACGGTTCCGGCTCCCCCGACCCGTCCCCGGCCGCCGCCTTCGTCGCCGCCCGCACCGACACCCTGCAGATCCTGGTGGCGCACCGCCCCAACGTCTCGTACCCGACGTTCGCCGCGAAGACCTTCGCGACGCTGGACCGGATCAGCGACGGCCGGCTCGCGGTGCACTTCATCACCGGCGGCAACGACCACGAGCAGCGGCGCGAGGGCGACACCCTGACCAAGGACGAGCGCTACGCCCGCACCCGCGAGTACATCCGCCTCGTCAAGAAGATCTGGACCACCCACGAGCCCTTCGACCACGAGGGCACCCACTACCGCTTCCACGACTTCGTCTCCGACACCTTCCCCGTCCAACAGCCGCACCCACAGGTGTCGTTCGGCGGCTCCTCCCCGGCGGCGTACGCGGCGGGCGGCGCCGAGGCGGACATCTACTGCCTGTGGGGCGAGCCGCTGGCGCAGACCGCCGAGCAGATCGCCTCGGTGAAGGCCGCGGCACGCGCCGCCGGGCGCACCGACGTGCCCCGCATCCAGGTCGCCTTCCGGCCGATCATCGCGCCCACCGAGGAACTGGCCTGGGAAAAGGCGCACCGCACCCTGGACCGGATCAGGGCGCGCAAGGCGGGCGGGGCGCTCAGCCGCCGCCACCCGCTGACGAACCCGCAGAACGCCGGGTCGCAGCGGCTGCTCGCGGTGGCCGCCGAGGGCGAGCGGCACGACCGGGCGCTGTGGACCCCGACCGCGGCGGAGACCGGCGGCGCCGGCAACTCCACCGCCCTGGTCGGCACGCCGGAGACCGTCGCCGCGGCCCTGCTCGACTACTACGACCTGGGCGTCGACATCCTCTCCGCCCGCGGCTACGACCTGCTCGACGACGCCGTCGACTTCGGCCGGCACGTCATCCCGCTCGTCCGCGAGGAGGTCGCCAAGCGGGACGCGGAGCGGACGGCCCGTCAGGCGTCCTGA
- a CDS encoding L-rhamnose mutarotase, with protein sequence MSARGDGEAAGVRRLGMVIGLRPEHREEYLRLHAEVWPEVLATITACNLRNYSIFRHGDLLFSYAEYVGDDYAADMAAMAADPATQRWWRLTAPCQEQTEGAVPGEWWTPLREVFHHD encoded by the coding sequence ATGAGCGCGCGGGGCGACGGAGAGGCGGCCGGGGTGCGGCGCCTGGGCATGGTCATCGGGCTGCGGCCGGAGCACCGCGAGGAGTACCTGCGGCTGCACGCGGAGGTCTGGCCCGAGGTGCTGGCCACGATCACCGCCTGCAACCTCCGCAACTACTCGATCTTCCGCCACGGCGATCTGCTGTTCTCGTACGCCGAGTACGTCGGTGACGACTACGCCGCCGACATGGCCGCGATGGCCGCCGACCCCGCGACCCAGCGATGGTGGCGGCTGACCGCCCCCTGCCAGGAACAGACGGAGGGGGCGGTGCCGGGGGAGTGGTGGACGCCGCTGCGGGAGGTCTTCCACCACGACTAG
- a CDS encoding ABA4-like family protein, whose protein sequence is MTSSTLFDLAFLLAAPFWALLILAPGWRFTDRIAASPLPMVPVLAVYLVLAAGVFPQLWAAVSHPDLAGFQELLRLGGGAGAIWAQVIAWDLFLGQWMYREARALRIHPLVMGPLLVLTVLLSPFGVLLFLALRAAVRRRTRKARSDTPG, encoded by the coding sequence ATGACCAGCAGCACCCTCTTCGACTTGGCCTTCCTGCTCGCGGCGCCGTTCTGGGCACTGCTGATCCTGGCCCCCGGGTGGCGCTTCACCGACCGGATCGCCGCCTCGCCGCTGCCGATGGTGCCGGTCCTCGCGGTCTACCTCGTGCTGGCCGCCGGGGTGTTCCCGCAGCTGTGGGCGGCCGTCAGCCACCCCGATCTGGCGGGGTTCCAGGAGTTGCTGCGGCTCGGCGGCGGAGCCGGGGCGATCTGGGCGCAGGTGATCGCCTGGGACCTGTTCCTCGGCCAGTGGATGTACCGGGAGGCCCGTGCGCTGCGGATCCACCCGCTGGTCATGGGCCCGCTGCTGGTACTGACCGTGCTGCTCTCGCCGTTCGGCGTCCTGCTCTTCCTCGCCCTCCGGGCCGCCGTCCGCCGCCGCACCCGGAAGGCGCGCTCGGACACCCCTGGCTAG
- a CDS encoding MerR family transcriptional regulator → MRIGELSRATGVAVPTIKYYVREGLLPAGRLTSPNQARYDDGHVRRLRLIRGLMDVGGLSVAAVREVLAAVDSPQEPVHKVLGAAQLAITPPPAVTPDGMEAARGKVAEIIRRRGWRVGGDNPAVETLAVALATFEGIGHGEFEEVVDDYAAACERVAEADLAWVGRNAEVDGLVESVVVGTVLGDAVLTAMRRLAHVDASARRYEQGDGGPAGATGTP, encoded by the coding sequence ATGCGCATCGGGGAGTTGAGTCGCGCGACGGGCGTCGCGGTCCCGACGATCAAGTACTACGTCCGCGAGGGGCTGCTGCCCGCAGGCCGGCTGACCAGCCCCAACCAGGCCCGTTACGACGACGGTCACGTGCGCAGGCTGCGGCTGATCCGCGGGCTGATGGACGTCGGCGGGCTCTCGGTCGCGGCCGTCCGCGAGGTGCTGGCCGCCGTCGACTCGCCGCAGGAGCCGGTGCACAAGGTCCTCGGTGCGGCCCAGTTGGCGATCACCCCGCCGCCGGCGGTGACCCCGGACGGCATGGAGGCGGCGCGCGGCAAGGTGGCCGAGATCATTCGCCGGCGCGGCTGGCGGGTGGGGGGCGACAACCCCGCCGTCGAGACGCTGGCCGTGGCGCTGGCCACCTTCGAGGGCATCGGCCACGGCGAGTTCGAGGAGGTCGTGGACGACTACGCCGCGGCCTGCGAGCGGGTGGCCGAAGCCGATCTGGCCTGGGTGGGCCGCAACGCGGAGGTCGACGGCCTGGTGGAGAGTGTTGTGGTGGGGACGGTCCTGGGGGACGCGGTGCTGACGGCGATGCGGCGGCTGGCGCACGTGGACGCCTCGGCCCGCAGGTACGAGCAGGGGGACGGGGGCCCGGCGGGCGCGACCGGGACGCCGTAG
- a CDS encoding siderophore-interacting protein, translated as MAAERPSRKKPGLHRARVERTERLTPHMVRVVLGGEGLAEFTAGEYADHYVKLVFPLPGVRYPEPFDIARIRAEFPRDQWPRTRTYTVRAWDERARELTVDFVVHGDEGLAGPWAAAARPGDEIFLLGPGGAYAPEADADWHLLAGDESALPALAAALARMPAGVPVHAFIEVAGPEERQELDAPAGATVHWLYRGAAPVGRELVAAVRDLDFPAGRVQAFVHGEAGFVKELRRLLRVEREIPRESLSISGYWRAGHDEDGWQAGKRAWNEQVEAEQEAAPAAAS; from the coding sequence GTGGCAGCAGAGCGTCCGTCCCGCAAGAAGCCCGGCCTGCACCGGGCCCGGGTGGAGCGCACCGAGCGACTCACCCCGCACATGGTCCGGGTGGTGCTCGGCGGCGAAGGGCTGGCGGAGTTCACGGCCGGCGAGTACGCCGACCACTACGTCAAGCTGGTCTTCCCGCTGCCCGGCGTGCGCTACCCCGAGCCGTTCGACATCGCGCGGATCCGTGCGGAGTTCCCGCGCGACCAGTGGCCGCGGACCCGTACGTACACCGTGCGCGCCTGGGACGAACGGGCCCGCGAGCTGACCGTGGACTTCGTGGTGCACGGCGACGAGGGCCTGGCCGGCCCCTGGGCGGCCGCCGCCCGCCCGGGCGACGAGATCTTCCTGCTCGGCCCCGGCGGCGCCTACGCCCCGGAGGCCGACGCCGACTGGCACCTGCTGGCGGGCGACGAGAGCGCCCTGCCGGCCCTCGCGGCCGCCCTGGCGCGGATGCCCGCGGGCGTCCCGGTGCACGCCTTCATCGAGGTGGCCGGCCCGGAGGAGCGCCAGGAGCTGGACGCGCCGGCCGGCGCCACCGTCCACTGGCTGTACCGCGGGGCGGCGCCGGTCGGCCGCGAACTGGTCGCCGCCGTACGGGACCTGGACTTCCCGGCCGGACGGGTCCAGGCATTCGTGCACGGCGAGGCGGGCTTCGTCAAGGAACTCCGCCGGCTGCTGCGCGTCGAGCGGGAGATCCCCCGCGAGTCGCTGTCGATCTCCGGCTACTGGCGTGCCGGCCACGACGAGGACGGCTGGCAGGCCGGCAAGCGCGCCTGGAACGAGCAGGTGGAGGCCGAGCAGGAGGCGGCGCCGGCGGCGGCTTCCTGA
- a CDS encoding 5'-3' exonuclease, whose product MLLDTASLYFRAYFGVPESVKAPDGTPVNAVRGLLDFIARLVQDHHPDDLVACMDFDWRPQWRVDLIPSYKAHRVAEEAPAGSAEPDEEEIPDTLSPQVPVIEEVLDALGIARIGAAGYEADDIIGTLTARAGGPVDIVTGDRDLFQLVDDRRGIRVLYPLKGVGTLQVTDEALLREKYGVDGPGYADLALLRGDPSDGLPGVPGIGEKTAAKLLATYGDLAGIRAAAEDPASKVTPAQRARLLEARPYLDVAPKVVKVATDVAVPAVDHTLPAEPADPERLEALAARWGLGGALQRLLVTLRR is encoded by the coding sequence ATGCTCCTCGACACCGCCTCCCTCTACTTCCGCGCCTATTTCGGGGTACCGGAATCAGTCAAAGCCCCGGACGGCACTCCGGTGAACGCGGTGCGCGGCCTGCTGGACTTCATCGCCCGGCTCGTCCAGGACCACCACCCCGACGACCTGGTCGCCTGCATGGACTTCGACTGGCGACCCCAGTGGCGGGTCGACCTGATCCCCTCCTACAAGGCGCACCGGGTGGCCGAGGAGGCCCCGGCCGGCTCCGCGGAGCCCGACGAGGAGGAGATCCCCGACACTCTCTCGCCGCAGGTCCCGGTGATCGAGGAGGTGCTGGACGCACTCGGCATCGCCCGGATCGGCGCGGCCGGCTACGAGGCGGACGACATCATCGGCACCCTGACCGCGCGGGCCGGCGGCCCGGTGGACATCGTCACCGGCGACCGCGACCTCTTCCAGCTCGTCGACGACCGGCGCGGGATCCGCGTGCTGTACCCCCTCAAGGGCGTGGGCACGCTACAGGTCACCGACGAGGCGCTGCTGCGCGAGAAGTACGGGGTGGACGGGCCCGGTTACGCGGACCTGGCACTGCTGCGCGGCGACCCCAGCGACGGCCTGCCCGGCGTCCCCGGCATCGGCGAGAAGACCGCCGCCAAGCTGCTCGCCACCTACGGCGACCTCGCCGGCATCCGGGCCGCCGCCGAGGACCCCGCCTCGAAGGTGACCCCCGCACAGCGCGCCCGCCTGCTGGAGGCGCGCCCGTACCTCGACGTCGCCCCGAAGGTCGTCAAGGTGGCCACCGACGTCGCCGTCCCCGCCGTCGACCACACGCTGCCCGCCGAGCCGGCCGACCCCGAGCGGCTGGAGGCGCTGGCCGCGCGGTGGGGCCTGGGCGGCGCGCTCCAGCGTCTTCTCGTCACGCTCCGCCGGTAA
- a CDS encoding quaternary amine ABC transporter ATP-binding protein, translating into MSRLQAEHLYKVFGRRPEDAVRTLEAGADRDELRADGTTAAVIDASIEVDEGQIFVVMGLSGSGKSTLLRMLNGLLEPTAGTVRFDGQDLTSLSDKELRKVRSEKISMVFQHFALFPHRSVLENAGYGLEVQGVPRAERERRAAEALALTGLEGWEKSWPDELSGGMQQRVGLARALATDADLLLMDESFSALDPLIRRDMQDQLLELQKTLKKTIVFITHDLNEAMRLGDRIAVMRDGRIVQIGSAEDILVRPANDYVASFIQDVDRSRVLTAGAVMSEVGTVLGSTTPDGKTLGTAAEFRAAAPATVGQDTPLAELFTPCSASTVPVAVTDDNGALVGAVPAERLLAVLGESAEPHRAPAPGVPAQPAVKTSPKAPADEASGDDEPADEPGKNEPEDKVIAGA; encoded by the coding sequence GTGTCCAGGCTGCAAGCCGAGCACCTGTACAAGGTGTTCGGCAGACGACCCGAGGACGCGGTCCGCACACTCGAAGCCGGTGCCGACCGGGACGAGTTGCGGGCCGACGGCACCACCGCCGCCGTGATCGACGCGTCGATCGAGGTGGACGAGGGGCAGATCTTCGTCGTCATGGGTCTGTCCGGGTCCGGCAAGTCGACGCTGCTGCGGATGCTCAACGGGCTGCTGGAGCCGACCGCGGGAACCGTCCGGTTCGACGGTCAGGACCTCACCTCTCTCAGCGACAAGGAGCTGCGCAAGGTCCGCTCCGAGAAGATCTCCATGGTCTTCCAGCACTTCGCGCTCTTCCCGCACCGCAGCGTGCTGGAGAACGCCGGCTACGGCCTCGAGGTACAGGGCGTCCCCCGCGCCGAGCGGGAGCGGCGGGCCGCCGAGGCGTTGGCCCTCACCGGGCTGGAGGGCTGGGAGAAGTCCTGGCCCGACGAGCTCTCCGGCGGTATGCAGCAGCGCGTGGGCCTGGCCCGGGCGCTGGCCACGGACGCCGATCTGCTGCTGATGGACGAGTCCTTCAGCGCGCTCGACCCGCTGATCCGCCGCGACATGCAGGACCAGCTGCTGGAGCTGCAGAAGACCCTGAAGAAGACCATCGTCTTCATCACCCACGACCTCAACGAGGCGATGCGCCTCGGTGACCGGATCGCGGTGATGCGGGACGGGCGGATCGTGCAGATCGGCAGCGCCGAGGACATCCTCGTGCGCCCCGCCAACGACTACGTCGCCTCCTTCATCCAGGACGTGGACCGCAGCCGGGTGCTGACCGCGGGCGCGGTCATGTCGGAGGTCGGTACGGTGCTCGGCAGCACCACCCCGGACGGCAAGACCCTGGGCACCGCGGCGGAGTTCCGTGCCGCCGCGCCCGCCACGGTCGGTCAGGACACGCCGCTCGCCGAGCTGTTCACCCCCTGCTCGGCCAGCACCGTCCCGGTCGCGGTGACGGACGACAACGGCGCGCTGGTCGGTGCCGTACCGGCCGAGCGGCTGCTCGCGGTGCTCGGCGAGTCCGCGGAGCCGCACCGGGCCCCCGCGCCCGGCGTCCCCGCCCAGCCCGCGGTCAAGACCTCCCCGAAGGCCCCCGCGGACGAGGCGTCCGGGGACGACGAGCCGGCGGATGAGCCGGGGAAGAACGAGCCCGAGGACAAGGTGATCGCCGGTGCCTAG